In the Allorhizobium ampelinum S4 genome, one interval contains:
- the leuD gene encoding 3-isopropylmalate dehydratase small subunit gives MTSILVVGTAVPIIEDNVDTDQITPGTELMRSADDSYLRWGGALFAERRYNLDGNLNPDFILNQTEWLGATFLLTGKNFGCGSSREWAAKAIRGYGFKAILAESFGEIFIGNCYRHGIAPIVLSPNEIGQLRHVALQHSPITIDLAKQTISTSPEKKFDFKIPEMYRRMLIEGIDEISFVMRFAPSVENFEKTDRLKRPWMHVTRANNGSKCYGSERDCRKHCHECSWMAAS, from the coding sequence ATGACGTCAATCCTCGTCGTCGGAACTGCTGTGCCTATCATTGAGGACAACGTCGACACGGACCAAATCACCCCTGGAACCGAGCTCATGCGTTCCGCTGATGACAGCTACTTGCGGTGGGGAGGCGCGCTGTTCGCTGAAAGAAGATACAATCTCGATGGAAACCTGAACCCGGATTTTATCCTAAATCAGACCGAGTGGCTTGGCGCGACGTTCTTGTTGACTGGGAAGAACTTTGGGTGCGGATCTTCCCGTGAATGGGCCGCTAAGGCGATTCGCGGGTATGGATTCAAGGCAATTCTCGCTGAGTCCTTCGGAGAGATTTTCATAGGTAATTGTTACCGGCATGGCATAGCGCCAATCGTGCTTTCCCCCAATGAAATCGGCCAGCTACGACATGTCGCGTTGCAGCACTCCCCGATCACCATTGATCTGGCCAAGCAGACGATTTCCACCTCGCCCGAGAAGAAGTTCGATTTCAAAATACCAGAAATGTATCGCCGGATGCTTATCGAAGGAATCGATGAGATTTCCTTTGTGATGAGATTTGCACCATCGGTGGAGAACTTTGAGAAGACTGATCGGTTGAAGCGGCCTTGGATGCATGTCACCCGGGCCAATAACGGGAGTAAGTGCTATGGCAGCGAACGAGATTGCCGCAAACATTGTCACGAATGCAGTTGGATGGCGGCGAGCTGA
- a CDS encoding 3-isopropylmalate dehydratase large subunit produces the protein MARTFFEKVWNDHVVTEIDSDTSLLYIDRIFLHELTGASAMRQLENGSRRPRRSDSVFVTIDHVIDTAPGRTKNQSVASLGSAMIQETTEAARRYGFTLFDADDRRQGIVHVISPDLGIALPGVTLVCGDSHTSTVGGVGAIGFGIGSTDCEQILASQTLALKRPRAMRIWVTGILQNGVYPKDLILDLIRNIGANGGLGFAVEFAGPAIAAMSVEGRLTLCNMATEFGAKFGFVAPDEQTFNYLVGRNYAPHGRAWDEAVEYWKSLTTDTDATFDREVSIDCACLEPQITWGTSPQHVVGVASKVPEIEEISPDQRSSALRALDYMHLKPGQQLEGLPVDAAYIGACTNARLADLQAAGSVLRGRRVHPSVLAICVPGSREVKEKAEAEGLHAVFKSAGFEWHEAGCGLCGHMGNDRLKGLRVVSTTNRNFVGRQGPGTMTHLASPVTVAASAILGGIADIRKMENAGSAL, from the coding sequence ATGGCCCGCACATTTTTTGAAAAAGTCTGGAACGATCACGTCGTTACCGAAATCGATTCAGACACGTCTCTGCTGTATATCGACCGAATTTTTTTACATGAACTAACTGGCGCCTCTGCTATGAGGCAACTGGAGAATGGAAGTCGCCGGCCACGCCGGTCAGATTCAGTATTCGTTACCATCGACCACGTAATTGATACGGCACCTGGCCGCACGAAAAACCAATCAGTTGCATCGCTAGGCTCCGCGATGATCCAAGAGACGACGGAGGCCGCCCGCCGATATGGGTTTACCCTTTTCGATGCCGATGATCGTCGCCAAGGAATCGTACACGTAATATCTCCCGACCTTGGAATAGCTTTGCCAGGCGTGACATTAGTTTGTGGCGATAGCCATACGAGTACTGTCGGTGGGGTTGGAGCGATTGGCTTCGGCATCGGCTCGACCGACTGTGAACAGATTTTGGCTTCTCAGACACTGGCTTTGAAGCGGCCGAGAGCAATGCGCATCTGGGTGACCGGTATTCTGCAGAACGGTGTATACCCAAAGGACCTCATTCTTGATCTTATAAGGAATATAGGGGCAAATGGAGGCCTTGGCTTCGCCGTAGAATTTGCAGGCCCCGCCATAGCGGCTATGTCTGTCGAGGGTCGGCTGACGCTCTGCAACATGGCAACAGAGTTCGGTGCGAAATTTGGCTTCGTGGCACCAGATGAGCAGACGTTCAACTATCTCGTGGGTAGGAACTATGCGCCCCATGGTCGGGCTTGGGATGAAGCTGTCGAATATTGGAAATCGCTGACGACAGATACGGACGCGACGTTCGACCGGGAAGTCAGCATTGATTGCGCCTGCCTTGAACCACAAATCACTTGGGGTACAAGCCCCCAGCACGTAGTAGGAGTTGCTTCGAAAGTGCCTGAGATTGAAGAGATCTCACCCGATCAACGGTCGTCGGCACTACGTGCGTTGGACTACATGCATCTCAAACCTGGGCAGCAGTTAGAAGGCCTCCCCGTTGATGCCGCATACATCGGTGCTTGCACGAATGCGCGGCTAGCGGATCTTCAAGCGGCTGGATCAGTTCTTCGAGGTCGCAGAGTTCACCCCTCGGTCCTGGCGATCTGTGTTCCCGGATCAAGAGAAGTCAAGGAGAAAGCCGAAGCCGAGGGCCTACATGCTGTTTTCAAATCAGCTGGCTTCGAGTGGCATGAAGCGGGGTGCGGGCTGTGTGGGCATATGGGCAATGATCGGCTCAAGGGTCTACGCGTTGTTAGTACGACGAACCGAAACTTTGTCGGAAGACAGGGGCCTGGGACGATGACGCACCTCGCGAGCCCAGTAACAGTAGCCGCATCAGCAATCTTAGGCGGAATCGCAGATATAAGGAAAATGGAAAATGCGGGGAGCGCCCTATGA
- a CDS encoding MbtH family protein codes for MSAFSNPTKLYAVIVNEEGQHSLWLAEKPIPRGWRLQMGPDSRETCLQYVDSNWTDMRPLSLQRNSTRKAT; via the coding sequence ATGTCAGCTTTTTCGAATCCAACTAAACTCTATGCCGTGATCGTGAATGAAGAGGGCCAGCATTCCCTATGGCTGGCTGAGAAGCCTATCCCACGGGGCTGGCGTCTTCAGATGGGGCCAGACAGCCGCGAAACGTGTCTCCAGTATGTGGACAGTAACTGGACGGACATGCGCCCTCTGAGTCTTCAGAGAAACTCCACACGCAAAGCTACATAG
- a CDS encoding TauD/TfdA family dioxygenase, with protein MIELDNIKICPLAGIDDAIIIQSLNKASLTTSTSAIGPAVAEMVTRHGAVLLRGFAPEGTSAMAALFASLQWKPLQYTYRSTPRTSVSEGIYTATEFPASEEIMLHSENAFQADWPTRIGFHCAVPARAGGETPIGSLEKITARIDTGLFDEFRRRGVSYVRNYSDYVDLPWQVVFQSSDRGDVEEYCKNHGIGFEWRNSGLRTWQACQGTATHPERGNEVWFNQAHMFHYTALGPEMASNLLSIFGEEELPRNAYYGDGGVIPKDAVEHIREAFSAERASFGWEKDDILLLDNMRYCHGRNPFEGPRQVLVSMGRGYASVVDSSH; from the coding sequence ATGATCGAGCTTGACAATATTAAAATTTGCCCGCTTGCCGGGATTGATGATGCCATCATCATTCAGTCATTGAACAAGGCTTCTCTCACTACTTCCACATCGGCGATTGGACCAGCGGTGGCTGAAATGGTGACTAGGCATGGTGCTGTTTTGTTACGCGGGTTTGCTCCGGAGGGAACAAGCGCTATGGCCGCTCTCTTTGCCTCCTTACAGTGGAAACCACTCCAGTACACCTACCGCTCAACACCTCGTACGTCTGTTAGCGAGGGTATTTACACAGCGACGGAATTCCCGGCGTCTGAGGAGATCATGCTCCACAGCGAGAATGCCTTTCAAGCCGACTGGCCCACAAGAATTGGGTTTCATTGTGCGGTGCCAGCAAGGGCGGGCGGAGAAACACCAATCGGCAGTTTAGAAAAGATAACAGCCAGGATCGACACAGGACTTTTCGACGAGTTCCGCCGCCGCGGCGTTTCATACGTCAGAAATTATAGCGACTATGTCGATCTTCCTTGGCAGGTAGTTTTCCAATCTAGCGACCGGGGAGATGTCGAGGAGTACTGCAAAAACCACGGCATCGGTTTCGAATGGCGCAATAGCGGATTGCGTACATGGCAGGCATGTCAGGGGACAGCGACCCATCCCGAGCGCGGTAATGAAGTGTGGTTCAACCAAGCGCACATGTTCCACTATACGGCCCTTGGGCCTGAAATGGCGAGCAACCTCCTTTCGATTTTTGGTGAGGAGGAACTGCCACGAAACGCGTATTACGGCGACGGCGGAGTCATACCCAAGGATGCCGTCGAACACATCAGAGAAGCCTTTTCCGCAGAAAGGGCGAGCTTCGGTTGGGAAAAGGACGACATACTCCTTCTTGACAATATGCGCTACTGCCATGGTCGCAATCCATTCGAAGGCCCGCGACAAGTGCTTGTGAGCATGGGCCGCGGGTATGCTTCTGTCGTCGACAGCTCTCATTAA